From one Lycium ferocissimum isolate CSIRO_LF1 chromosome 5, AGI_CSIRO_Lferr_CH_V1, whole genome shotgun sequence genomic stretch:
- the LOC132056201 gene encoding MAP3K epsilon protein kinase 1-like isoform X3 — MLGDEIGKGAYGRVYKGLDLENGDFVAIKQVSLENIAQEDLNIIMQEIDLLKNLNHKNIVKYLGSLKTKSHLFIILEYVENGSLANIVKPNKFGPFPESLVAVYISQVLEGLVYLHEQGVIHRDIKGANILTTKEGLVKLADFGVATKLTEADVNTHSVVGTPYWMAPEVIEMSGVCAASDIWSVGCTVIELLTCVPPYYDLQPMPALFRIVQDDHPPIPDSLSPAITDFLRQCFKKDARQRPDAKTLLSHPWIQNSRRALQSSLRHSGTIRNIEEDGSSVAEVSNEDDKGAAGSSSSDKAKESGPILASSEVSETSKSEEVDGSSGIHIEGRTDQFEDQFTSDQVPTLAIHEKSLIQSSADGLDVNKESTLQSSTDLGEPDNVLANGELESSESKGSNVVGRKVGEKGHGVNAYSASSSSGQKNPDYSPRKAVKTSAVPQGNELSRFSDPPGDASLDDLFHPLEKNVENRAAEVSQSASSSQVAQSNAIAETGKNDLATKLRATIAKKQMESESGPPNGGDLLSIMMGVLKEDVIDMDGLGFDDKLPTENLFHLQAVEFSKLVSSLRTDESEDVIVSACQKLIAFFHQRPDQKRVFVTQHGLLPLMELLEVPKTRVMCSVLQVLNLIVQDNTDSQENACLVGLIPVVMSFAAPDRPREIRMEAAYFFQQLCQSSSLTLQMFIANRGIPVLVGFLEADYAKYREMVHMAIDGMWQVFKLQKSTPRNDFCRIAAKNGILLRLINTLYSLNEAARLTSASGGGGFPADGLAPRPRSGPLDPGNSSFMQTEMAPYGTDQSDMLKIKNGDRVLPSGMQEPSRTSASHSPDSPFVRQDGERPRSSNATMEASGLSRLPDGTSFDKSGNLVTKERESLDRYKNDLSRAEIDLRQQRGGNTSRISTDRASKQMEGASYGFPASAATQQENVRPLLSLLEKEPPSRHFSGQLEYHNLPGLEKHESILPLLHASNEKKTNGLDFLMAEFAEVSGRGRENTNLESLPRSPHKAATKKVGGVASTDGIASTSGLASQTASGVLSGSGVLNARAGSAASSGILSHMVPPWNADVAREYLEKVADLLLEFAAADTTVKSFMCSQSLLSRLFQMFNKIEPPILLKLLKCINHLSTDPHCLENLQRADAIKYLIPNLDLKEGPLVSQIHHEVLHALFNLCKINKRRQEQAAENGIIPHLMHFVMTSSPLKQYALPLLCDMAHASRNSREQLRAHGGLDVYLSLLEDELWSVTALDSIAVCLAHENESRKVEQALLKKDAIQKMVKFFESCPEQHFLHILEPFLKIITKSSRINTTLAVNGLTPLLVSRLDHRDAIARLNLLKLIKAVYEHHPRPKQLIVENDLPQKLQNLIEERRDGQSSGGQVLVKQMATSLLKALHINTVL, encoded by the exons GGTTTGGTGAAACTTGCTGATTTTGGTGTTGCAACGAAATTAACAGAGGCAGATGTTAATACACATTCAGTTGTTGGAACACCATATTGGATGGCACCTGAG gtgattgaaaTGTCCGGAGTGTGTGCTGCATCTGACATCTGGAGTGTTGGCTGTACAGTTATAGAATTGCTTACTTGTGTACCTCCGTACTATGATCTTCAGCCCATGCCTGCTCTCTTTCGGATTGTACAG GATGATCATCCCCCAATTCCAGATAGCCTTTCTCCTGCTATCACTGATTTTCTGCGTCAGTGTTTTAAGAAG GATGCTAGACAAAGGCCTGATGCTAAGACACTACTTTCACATCCTTGGATACAAAACTCAAGGCGTGCTTTGCAGTCCTCACTCCGTCATAGTGGGACAATAAG aaatataGAAGAAGATGGATCGTCTGTCGCGGAGGTATCAAATGAAGATGACAAGGGCGCTGCTGGAAGCTCTTCTTCCGACAAAGCAAAA GAATCTGGTCCAATATTGGCATCATCTGAAGTCTCGGAGACTAGCAAGTCAGAAGAGGTTGATGGTTCAAGTGGTATTCACATCGAAGGAAGAACTGATCAGTTTGAAGATCAATTTACGTCAGATCAAGTTCCAACTTTAGCAATTCATGAGAAGTCTCTTATTCAAAGCAGTGCTGATGGATTAGATGTGAATAAAGAATCAACTCTTCAAAGTTCAACAGACTTGGGTGAGCCTGATAATGTTCTTGCAAATGGTGAGCTTGAATCTAGTGAATCCAAGGGCAGCAACGTTGTAGGTAGGAAGGTTGGAGAAAAAGGACACGGTGTTAATGCTTATTCTGCATCATCCAGTTCTGGACAAAAGAACCCAGATTATAGTCCTAGAAAG GCTGTAAAGACATCAGCAGTTCCGCAAGGAAATGAATTGAGCAGATTCAGTGACCCCCCTGGTGATGCTTCATTGGACGACCTGTTTCATCCATTGGAGAAGAACGTGGAGAATCGCGCTGCTGAAGTCTCGCAGTCTGCATCATCTTCACAAGTCGCTCAAAGCAATGCAATTGCCGAAACTGGAAAGAATGATTTGGCAACAAAGTTGAGGGCCACAATTGCTAAGAAACAAATGGAAAGTGAATCAGGACCACCAAATGGTGGCGATTTACTCAGTATCATGATGGGTGTGTTGAAGGAGGATGTAATAGACATGGACGGTTTA GGCTTTGATGATAAACTACCGACAGAAAATCTTTTTCACCTTCAG GCTGTAGAATTCAGCAAGTTAGTATCATCTTTAAGAACAGATGAATCAGAAGATGTTATTGTATCAGCTTGTCAGAAGTTAATTGCTTTTTTTCATCAACGGCCAGACCAGAAACGTGTTTTTGTCACCCAGCACGGGTTGCTTCCTCTGATGGAGTTACTTGAGGTTCCCAAAACTCGT GTCATGTGTTCAGTGCTGCAGGTACTGAATCTGATTGTTCAAGATAACACAGATTCCCAAGAAAATGCTTGTCTCGTTGGCCTT ATCCCGGTTGTGATGAGTTTTGCTGCCCCCGATCGTCCCCGGGAAATTCGTATGGAAGCAGCTTATTTCTTTCAGCAGCTTTGTCAGTCGAG TTCCTTGACATTGCAAATGTTTATTGCTAACCGTGGAATACCTGTTCTTGTGGGATTTTTAGAAGCTGACTATGCCAAATATAG GGAAATGGTTCACATGGCTATAGATGGCATGTGGCAGGTGTTTAAGCTTCAGAAGTCTACCCCTAGAAATGATTTTTGCCGTATAGCGGCTAAAAATGGAATTCTGCTCCGGCTCATCAACACTCTCTACAGCTTGAATGAAGCAGCTCGTTTAACTTCTGCATCTGGTGGAGGTGGGTTCCCAGCTGATGGATTGGCTCCCCGACCACGGTCTGGGCCACTGGACCCTGGCAATTCTTCATTTATGCAGACTGAAATGGCCCCTTATGGAACTGATCAGTCAGATATGCTTAAAATTAAGAACGGAGACCGTGTTTTGCCATCTGGAATGCAGGAACCTTCACGTACTTCAGCTTCACATTCACCAGATTCTCCATTTGTTCGACAGGATGGTGAGAGACCTCGGTCAAGTAATGCTACAATGGAAGCTTCAGGTCTGTCAAGATTGCCAGATGGAACATCTTTTGATAAATCAGGAAATTTAGtaacaaaagaaagagaaagccTAGACAGATACAAAAATGATCTCTCTCGAGCTGAGATTGACCTTAGACAGCAAAGAGGTGGCAATACAAGTAGAATATCAACTGACAGGGCATCGAAACAGATGGAAGGGGCATCATATGGGTTTCCTGCTTCAGCAGCTACTCAGCAAGAGAATGTTCGGCCCCTTCTTAGTTTGTTGGAGAAGGAACCCCCATCTCGCCATTTCTCGGGTCAGCTTGAATATCACAATCTTCCTGGACTGGAGAAGCATGAAAGTATACTCCCTCTTCTACATGCATCTAATGAAAAGAAAACCAATGGTTTGGACTTTTTGATGGCTGAATTTGCAG AGGTTTCTGGACGTGGAAGGGAAAATACTAACCTGGAGTCATTGCCTAGAAGTCCACATAAAGCTGCCACTAAGAAAGTTGGAGGGGTGGCTTCTACTGATGGAATTGCTTCAACTTCTGGACTTGCATCACAGACTGCATCAGGTGTATTGTCTGGTTCTGGAGTGTTAAATGCTAGAGCAGGAAGTGCAGCATCATCTGGAATACTTTCACACATGGTTCCCCCCTGGAATGCTGATGTTGCAAGAGAATACTTGGAAAAGGTAGCAGACCTTCTGCTTGAGTTTGCTGCAGCAGACACAACCGTAAAATCCTTCATGTGCAGCCAAAGTTTGCTCAGCCGTCTTTTTCAGATGTTTAACAAGATAGAGCCCCCTATTCTTCTTAAG CTATTGAAATGCATTAATCACCTTTCAACAGACCCACACTGCTTAGAAAATCTCCAGCGAGCAGATGCAATAAAGTATTTGATACCCAATCTTGATCTCAAAGAGGGTCCTCTTGTGTCCCAAATACATCATGAG GTTCTCCATGCATTGTTCAACCTCTGCAAGATCAATAAGAGAAGACAGGAGCAAGCTGCGGAAAATGGAATTATTCCACACTTGATGCATTTTGTAATGACCAGTTCTCCTTTGAAACAATATGCATTACCTCTCCTTTGTGATATGGCTCATGCATCACGTAATTCAAGAGAACAGCTCCGTGCTCATGGTGGGCTTGATGTATACCTGAGCTTACTTGAAGATGAACTCTGGTCTGTCACAGCATTAGATTCCATTGCTGTTTGTTTGGCACATGAAAACGAAAGCAGGAAAGTGGAACAAGCTTTGCTCAAAAAGGATGCCATACAGAAAATGGTCAAGTTCTTCGAAAGCTGTCCAGAACAGCATTTTCTGCACATACTCGAGCCTTTCCTGAAAATTATCAC GAAATCGTCTCGAATAAATACAACTCTTGCTGTCAATGGATTAACACCATTGCTTGTCTCTAGACTTGACCATCGAGATGCTATAGCTCGACTGAATTTGCTCAAGTTGATAAAG GCTGTGTATGAGCACCATCCGCGTCCAAAACAACTTATTGTGGAAAATGATCTGCCTCAAAAGCTTCAGAATTTGATTGAAGAGCGCAGAGATGGACAGAGTTCGGGTGGCCAAGTTTTGGTGAAACAGATGGCGACTTCTCTGCTTAAAGCACTCCACATAAACACAGTTTTGTAA